Proteins encoded within one genomic window of Ovis aries strain OAR_USU_Benz2616 breed Rambouillet chromosome 1, ARS-UI_Ramb_v3.0, whole genome shotgun sequence:
- the PDZK1 gene encoding Na(+)/H(+) exchange regulatory cofactor NHE-RF3 isoform X2 — MNGGAQMWTQPRLCYLVKEGGSYGFSLKTVQGKTGVYMTDIKPQGVAMKAGVLVDDHLIEVNGENVEDASHEEVVEKVKKSGSRITFLLVDKETDKHHSEQKIKVKRETASLKLLPCQPRVVEMKKGSNGYGFYLRESPEQKGQIIKDIDSKSPAEKAGLKNNDLVVAVNGKSVESLDHDTVVEMIRKGGDQTSLLVVDKETDNIYKLAGFSPFFYYQSQELPNGSVKEAPAPTPAPLEVSSPEATEEVGDHKPKLCRLARGEDGYGFHLNAVRGQPGSFVKEVQKGGPADLAGLEDEDVIIEVNGVNMLDEPYEKVVDRIQSSGKTVTLLVCGKKAYDYFQAEKIPIVSSMADPLEDDPDPDEGRLEESEQDSHTAERERAHSTASHSSSNSEDTEM; from the exons ATGAACGGAGGAGCACAGATGTGGACGCAGCCACGGCTCTGCTACCTAGTGAAGGAGGGGGGGAGCTATGGCTTCTCTCTGAAAACTGTCCAAG GTAAAACTGGAGTGTACATGACTGATATAAAACCTCAAGGTGTGGCTATGAAAGCTGGAGTGCTGGTTGATGACCACTTGATTGAAGTGAATGGAGAGAATGTAGAGGATGCCAGCCACGAGGAGGTGGTTGAAAAG GTGAAGAAGTCTGGAAGCCGCATCACATTCCTGCTTGTGGACAAGGAAACTGACAAGCACCATAGCGAGCAGAAGATAAAAGTCAAGAGAGAAACAGCCAGTCTGAAACTGCTACCCTGCCAGCCCCGTGTTGTAGAGATGAAGAAGGGAAGCAATGGCTATGGTTTCTACCTGAGGGAAAGCCCAGAACAGAAAG GTCAAATCATCAAGGACATAGATTCCAAAAGTCCAGCAGAAAAGGCTGGCTTGAAGAACAATGACCTGGTGGTTGCTGTCAATGGCAAGTCTGTGGAGTCCCTTGATCATGACACTGTGGTGGAAATGATTAGAAAGGGTGGAGATCAGACCTCTCTGCTGGTGGTAGACAAAGAGACAGACAACATATATAAACTG gctGGCTTTTCTCCGTTCTTCTACTATCAAAGCCAAGAGCTGCCTAATGGTTCTGTCAAGGAGGCTCCAGCTCCTACTCCTGCTCCTCTGGAGGTCTCAAGCCCGGAAGCTACCGAGGAAGTAGGAGACCATAAGCCTAAACTCTGCAGGCTGGCTAGAGGTGAAGATGGCTATGGCTTTCACTTAAATGCGGTTCGGGGTCAGCCAGGCTCATTCGTCAAAGAG GTGCAGAAGGGCGGCCCTGCTGACCTGGCGGGGCTGGAGGACGAGGACGTCATCATTGAGGTGAATGGAGTGAACATGCTGGATGAGCCCTATGAGAAGGTGGTGGACAGAATCCAGAGCAGTGGCAAGACTGTCACACTGTTAGTCTGTGGAAAGAAGGCCTATGATTATTTTCAGGCTGAGAAAATTCCTATCGTTTCCTCCATGGCTGATCCACTGGAGGACGACCCGGATCCTGATGAAGGCAGGCTGGAAGAATCAGAGCAAGACTCACATACGGCAGAACGAGAACGA GCCCACAGTACAGCCTCTCATTCTTCTTCCAATTCTGAAGACACAGAGATGTGA
- the PDZK1 gene encoding Na(+)/H(+) exchange regulatory cofactor NHE-RF3 isoform X1 has protein sequence MASTFNPRECKLTKQEGKSYGFFLRIEKDTDGHLVRVIEKGSPAEKAGLQDGDRVLRINGVFVDKEEHMQVVDLVRKSGNSVTLLVLDGDSYEKAVKKQVDLKALGQSQESSLNDKKPPSVMNGGAQMWTQPRLCYLVKEGGSYGFSLKTVQGKTGVYMTDIKPQGVAMKAGVLVDDHLIEVNGENVEDASHEEVVEKVKKSGSRITFLLVDKETDKHHSEQKIKVKRETASLKLLPCQPRVVEMKKGSNGYGFYLRESPEQKGQIIKDIDSKSPAEKAGLKNNDLVVAVNGKSVESLDHDTVVEMIRKGGDQTSLLVVDKETDNIYKLAGFSPFFYYQSQELPNGSVKEAPAPTPAPLEVSSPEATEEVGDHKPKLCRLARGEDGYGFHLNAVRGQPGSFVKEVQKGGPADLAGLEDEDVIIEVNGVNMLDEPYEKVVDRIQSSGKTVTLLVCGKKAYDYFQAEKIPIVSSMADPLEDDPDPDEGRLEESEQDSHTAERERAHSTASHSSSNSEDTEM, from the exons ATGGCCTCCACCTTCAACCCCCGAGAATGTAAGCTAACCAAACAGGAAGGGAAAAGCTATGGCTTCTTCCTGCGAATTGAGAAGGACACTGATGGCCACCTGGTCCGGGTGATTGAGAAGGGTAGCCCAGCAGAGAAGGCGGGTCTCCAGGATGGAGACAGAGTTCTTAGGATTAATGGTGTCTTCGTGGATAAGGAAGAGCATATGCAG gTTGTGGATCTGGTCAGAAAGAGTGGGAATTCAGTGACTTTACTGGTTCTGGATGGGGATTCCTACGAGAAAGCCGTGAAAAAGCAAGTAGACTTGAAAGCGTTGGGTCAAAGTCAGGAGTCGAGTTTGAACGATAAGAAGCCACCCTCTGTGATGAACGGAGGAGCACAGATGTGGACGCAGCCACGGCTCTGCTACCTAGTGAAGGAGGGGGGGAGCTATGGCTTCTCTCTGAAAACTGTCCAAG GTAAAACTGGAGTGTACATGACTGATATAAAACCTCAAGGTGTGGCTATGAAAGCTGGAGTGCTGGTTGATGACCACTTGATTGAAGTGAATGGAGAGAATGTAGAGGATGCCAGCCACGAGGAGGTGGTTGAAAAG GTGAAGAAGTCTGGAAGCCGCATCACATTCCTGCTTGTGGACAAGGAAACTGACAAGCACCATAGCGAGCAGAAGATAAAAGTCAAGAGAGAAACAGCCAGTCTGAAACTGCTACCCTGCCAGCCCCGTGTTGTAGAGATGAAGAAGGGAAGCAATGGCTATGGTTTCTACCTGAGGGAAAGCCCAGAACAGAAAG GTCAAATCATCAAGGACATAGATTCCAAAAGTCCAGCAGAAAAGGCTGGCTTGAAGAACAATGACCTGGTGGTTGCTGTCAATGGCAAGTCTGTGGAGTCCCTTGATCATGACACTGTGGTGGAAATGATTAGAAAGGGTGGAGATCAGACCTCTCTGCTGGTGGTAGACAAAGAGACAGACAACATATATAAACTG gctGGCTTTTCTCCGTTCTTCTACTATCAAAGCCAAGAGCTGCCTAATGGTTCTGTCAAGGAGGCTCCAGCTCCTACTCCTGCTCCTCTGGAGGTCTCAAGCCCGGAAGCTACCGAGGAAGTAGGAGACCATAAGCCTAAACTCTGCAGGCTGGCTAGAGGTGAAGATGGCTATGGCTTTCACTTAAATGCGGTTCGGGGTCAGCCAGGCTCATTCGTCAAAGAG GTGCAGAAGGGCGGCCCTGCTGACCTGGCGGGGCTGGAGGACGAGGACGTCATCATTGAGGTGAATGGAGTGAACATGCTGGATGAGCCCTATGAGAAGGTGGTGGACAGAATCCAGAGCAGTGGCAAGACTGTCACACTGTTAGTCTGTGGAAAGAAGGCCTATGATTATTTTCAGGCTGAGAAAATTCCTATCGTTTCCTCCATGGCTGATCCACTGGAGGACGACCCGGATCCTGATGAAGGCAGGCTGGAAGAATCAGAGCAAGACTCACATACGGCAGAACGAGAACGA GCCCACAGTACAGCCTCTCATTCTTCTTCCAATTCTGAAGACACAGAGATGTGA